The following proteins are co-located in the Megalobrama amblycephala isolate DHTTF-2021 linkage group LG12, ASM1881202v1, whole genome shotgun sequence genome:
- the LOC125280476 gene encoding tumor necrosis factor receptor superfamily member 14-like, with the protein MFTLKIIVLFTVIVSLHYDFCWCRCVDAEYEMNGQCCPMCAAGYRVYSHCTDDDGSTVCGPCPESTHIDEPSGLTTCFACTVCEESRGLRVNKACTRGSDTVCEPLEQFYCTERIKGSCRNAEKHSECSPGQYIKQAGTPSTDTVCADCEADTYSDGSFSSCLPHTQCEALGLTETSPGTRSSDRECGNTTARIAIGVTVTLIIIIIAVVSFSIVHIRKKKRSGSGTQEKGNDSKEKASMVVGGCVKAEPNGLEKK; encoded by the exons ATGTTCACTTTGAAGATTATTGTTCTCTTTACTGTTATTGTTTCACTTCACTATGATTTTTGCTGGTGTCGATGTGTTGATGCTGAATATGAGATGAATGGGCAATGCTGCCCAATGTGTGCTGCTG GATACCGTGTTTATAGCCACTGCACAGATGATGACGGCAGCACAGTTTGTGGTCCATGCCCTGAATCCACTCACATTGATGAACCCAGCGGCTTAACAACATGCTTTGCTTGTACTGTGTGTGAAGAAA GTCGAGGGTTAAGAGTGAATAAAGCCTGTACTCGAGGGTCAGATACTGTTTGTGAGCCACTGGAACAATTCTACTGCACTGAACGAATTAAAGGTAGCTGTAGAAACGCTGAGAAACACTCTGAATGCAGCCCTGGACAATATATCAAACAAGCAG GAACTCCCTCCACAGATACAGTATGTGCGGATTGTGAAGCTGACACATATTCAGACGGCTCTTTTTCATCCTGTTTACCACACACACA ATGTGAAGCTCTGGGACTCACTGAAACATCTCCAGGAACACGATCATCTGACCGTGAATGTGGAAATACTACTGCACGCATTGCTATTGGTGTTACAgttactttaataataataataattgcagTAGTAAGTTTTTCAATTGTACATATTCGAAAGAAGAAACGATCTGGTTCAG GAACACAG gaaaaaggaaatgatTCCAAGGAAAAAGCCAGTATGG TTGTTGGTGGCTGTGTAAAAGCTGAGCCAAACGGACTGGAGAAGAAGTGA